From a region of the Rhipicephalus microplus isolate Deutch F79 unplaced genomic scaffold, USDA_Rmic scaffold_13, whole genome shotgun sequence genome:
- the LOC119162952 gene encoding LOW QUALITY PROTEIN: uncharacterized protein LOC119162952 (The sequence of the model RefSeq protein was modified relative to this genomic sequence to represent the inferred CDS: substituted 2 bases at 2 genomic stop codons) codes for MTLRFLANGDTFQSLTFNILTGRSTAGEIVRETTAVLWHVLQPLYMKFPQTTGEWKRIAADVEEFWNFPNRLGSIDGKHVVIDCPRNTGSRNLKYKKTFSVVFLAVCDAHNRFTXVHMGHFXGEGDSGIFLRSRLLDCFNRRLFGVPPLANVGSIGLIPYVLVGDEAFPWRHLRCDPNPNRKLQKHRSNPAQGAEYLQRATFNYRVSRAHRLNENAFGIMSSRWRILRRAFRASEATTENIIRACVELHNFMLQESSHARVVKDVREKLAKFFMNEGQVPWQERIVTRAGQRVN; via the exons ATGACCCTGAG ATTTCTTGCTAATGGAGACACCTTCCAAAGTCTGACATTCAACATTCTGACAGGACGATCCACGGCAGGTGAAATAGTAAGGGAAACAACCGCCGTGCTGTGGCATGTTCTCCAACCACTGTACATGAAGTTTCCTCAGACAACTGGGGAGTGGAAAAGG ATTGCTGCAGATGTGGAGGAATTTTGGAATTTTCCTAATCGTTTGGGAAGCATAGATGGAAAACATGTCGTCATTGATTGCCCAAGGAATACCGGTTCAAGGAACCTAAAGTACAAGAAAACCTTCAGTGTTGTTTTCCTTGCAGTGTGTGATGCACATAACAG ATTTACATAAGTTCACATGGGCCACTTTTGAGGCGAAGGAGACAGTGGAATTTTTTTAAGGTCCCGTTTGCTGGATTGCTTCAACAGAAGACTGTTTGGAGTTCCCCCGCTAGCAAATGTCGGAAGCATAGGACTTATACCCTATGTATTAGTAGGGGATGAAGCCTTTCCCTGGAGACATTTAAGATGCGACCCTAACCCCA ATAGGA AACTTCAGAAGCACCGGAGCAACCCTGCACAGGGTGCAGAGTACCTTCAGAGGGCCACCTTCAATTACAGAGTGAGCCGCGCACACCGCCTCAATGAAAATGCATTCGGCATTATGTCAAGTCGGTGGCGGATTCTCCGCAGAGCCTTTAGGGCCTCAGAGGCCACCACCGAAAACATCATCCGGGCATGCGTCGAGCTGCACAATTTCATGCTCCAGGAGTCGTCACATGCAAG AGTGGTGAAAGATGTCCGGGAGAAGCTCGCCAAATTCTTTATGAATGAAGGCCAAGTTCCGTGGCAAGAGCGCATAGTCACTCGGGCAGGTCAGCGGGTAAACTGA